A stretch of Tripterygium wilfordii isolate XIE 37 chromosome 11, ASM1340144v1, whole genome shotgun sequence DNA encodes these proteins:
- the LOC120009788 gene encoding heat stress transcription factor B-4-like — protein MALMLDNCEGIILSLDSHKSVPAPFLTKTYQLVDDPATDHVVSWGEDDTTFVVWRPPEFARDLLPNYFKHNNFSSFVRQLNTYGFRKIVPDRWEFANEFFKKGEKHLLCEIHRRKTAQPQVSINHHHQQPPPSFFPFQTRLSISPSDSDEQANWCDSPPTNYNNDNSVTALSEDNERLRRSNNMLMSELAHMRKLYNDIIYFVQNHVKPVTPSNTYPSSLLPCNTYTSTTPPSPPSSTNFCHSMIQKPNLNQILGYCPTNYNTKPQFSHYYSQHPHHHQVLNSSPTSTPKSSLTIVGEAINNNKTKLFGVSLQSKKRVHPEYATTGPGSMETNKARLVLEKDDLGLNLMPPSAC, from the exons ATGGCGCTCATGCTAGACAACTGCGAAGGCATAATACTCTCTCTCGACTCGCACAAATCAGTCCCGGCGCCATTCCTCACAAAAACATACCAACTCGTAGACGATCCGGCCACCGACCACGTAGTCTCTTGGGGCGAAGACGACACCACCTTTGTCGTTTGGCGTCCACCTGAGTTCGCTCGCGATCTCCTCCCCAACTACTTCAAGCACAACAACTTCTCTAGCTTCGTCAGGCAGCTCAACACCTAC GGTTTTAGAAAGATTGTGCCGGACAGATGGGAGTTCGCCAACGAATTCTTCAAGAAGGGAGAGAAGCATTTGCTTTGCGAGATCCATCGAAGAAAAACCGCTCAACCGCAAGTCTCCATCaatcaccaccaccaacaaccaCCACCCAGTTTCTTCCCCTTTCAAACCCGACTCAGTATTTCTCCATCTGACTCCGACGAGCAGGCGAACTGGTGTGACTCTCCGCCCACCAACTATAACAATGACAACTCGGTCACTGCTTTGTCGGAGGACAATGAGAGACTGAGGAGGAGCAACAATATGTTAATGTCCGAGCTTGCACACATGAGAAAGCTTTACAATGATATCATCTATTTTGTTCAGAATCATGTGAAGCCCGTCACTCCTAGTAATACTTATCCTTCTTCATTGCTTCCATGCAATACTTATACCTCTACTACTCCTCCTTCACCACCATCTTCTACAAACTTTTGTCATTCAATGATTCAAAAGCCTAATTTGAACCAGATTCTTGGGTATTGTCCCACTAATTATAACACCAAACCACAATTTTCTCACTACTACTCTCAGCACCCACATCATCATCAAGTACTGAATAGCTCTCCCACTAGTACTCCTAAGAGCTCATTGACCATTGTTGGAGAAGCcataaacaacaacaaaacaaagCTGTTTGGGGTGTCACTACAATCCAAGAAGAGAGTGCACCCGGAGTATGCTACTACTGGTCCAGGAAGTATGGAGACTAACAAGGCTCGTTTGGTGTTGGAGAAGGATGATTTAGGGTTGAATCTCATGCCTCCCTCAGCATGTTAG